In Sulfitobacter guttiformis, the genomic stretch CGAGGCCCCAATTTTTCGTAACTCATGCAAATCGCACAAAAAACGTTCTGGATCAATTTTCACAGCATTTCCTTTTGGTAGCCATCAGTATTTCTCCTGACATTTGGCTTTTCTCAAACCCAGTCTGATCAAAACTACGAACTTGCGAGTATGCAAAGATTTCAACGCTCTACGTATTTCTTAACTTCGACTGGGGTGTGGGTCTAATTGTTTTGTCAGTCGTAAAAGCCACGGAAGTGAGATGTCTGGATGCGGCTCAGTATCATGAGTTTTGTGCGTTTCCAAAGTAAAGTTTCGGCTTTCCCGAAAACCGCGTCCAACTTTTTCAGGGTTTTACAGAGATGATTGGCTTTGTTGCACAAATCGGCTTGATCTGGGATTCACCTCATGAATCCAGCGTGATAGCTGGCGGTCATGAGCAGCTGCACACCGACGACATACAAGACGCAAAACTGGAAAGCGTATAGTCTTTCCTTGAAACAACGCGGATCACTGTCGATCTGGTTTGATTCTGCGATGACATTGGAGGCTGCGCCTTCCGGTCGACGAGGACGCCAGCAAGCCTATAGCGATGCGGCGATACAAGCCTGCCTGACCCTCAAAGTGGTGTTCGGTCTGCCCTTGCGGCAAACGACTGGCTTTGTGGCAAGTCTGCTGGAACTTGTAGTGCTGGACTGGTCAGTGCCGGACTTCAGCACCTTGTGTCGGCGACAAAAAACTCTATCGGTCGCCATCCCGTACAAAGGTTCGGCAAGGTCATTGCACCTTCTGATAGACAATACCGGCATCAAGGCGGAGGGAGAAGCCGAATGGACCGCGCGCAAACACGGTGGACCCAAACGACGGCTATGGCGCAAGATACATAGCGGGATCGACAAGCAAACACTGAAAATACGGGCAATCGAGGTCACAAGAAGCAGCATCGGGGATGCGCCCATTCTGCCAGACCTGCTCAACCAAATCCCACCATGCCAGGAGCTCGGCGGCGTCACGGCTGACGGGGCTTACGACACCCGCAAATGCCATGATGCGATTGCTGCCCGAAACGTACATGCCGTCATACCGCCCCGCAAGAATGCGAAGTTATGGAAGCCCGATACACCCAGGGCGAGAGCACGCAATGAAGCCGTGCGCTCCTCAAAGTATCTGGGCCGCGCATTGTGGCGACAATTGACTGGATATCACCGTCGGGGCCGCGTCAAAACCAAGATGCATTGTGTGAAGCTACTCGGTCAGCGCCTCGCAGCGCGCGACTTCGATCGGCAGGTTGCGGAGATCCAAAACCGTGCCGCGATCCTGAATGGCTTCACAGCGCTTGGCATACCGCGTACCGTAGCCATAGGCTAAATCCGTCTTGAGTAAGGGGAAAATCGACTTCAGGCCGATTTATGTAACAAAGCCTCGTCAGGGTACTACGGCATTGCCCATGGTGCGGTGCTGTTGGGGCGCGACCCGCTCGAACGGTGGTTACAGTGATCCTCGCTTAGCCGTTTGCCCGTCCGCACCTGCCAGCACCCAGATCATCGCTTGCGGGTGACCGCCGCATGGCATCTGCGATACCGCCCCATGCCCATCTGTATCATTTGAACAGATCAGGTCCGCACTGATGCGAAAAGATACCTATTTTCAATAACTTGGCCTCTTGCTATCCGATAACAGGAACCAAGATGGCACGGCTTCGGTTGTATTTGTGCTGCTGTCTGGCGACAAAAGTGAAGTCATATGACCCACGGCCGCCAGACAGCGAAAGCACTATGAAGGACTTCAACTATGAAACTC encodes the following:
- a CDS encoding IS5 family transposase; this translates as MSSCTPTTYKTQNWKAYSLSLKQRGSLSIWFDSAMTLEAAPSGRRGRQQAYSDAAIQACLTLKVVFGLPLRQTTGFVASLLELVVLDWSVPDFSTLCRRQKTLSVAIPYKGSARSLHLLIDNTGIKAEGEAEWTARKHGGPKRRLWRKIHSGIDKQTLKIRAIEVTRSSIGDAPILPDLLNQIPPCQELGGVTADGAYDTRKCHDAIAARNVHAVIPPRKNAKLWKPDTPRARARNEAVRSSKYLGRALWRQLTGYHRRGRVKTKMHCVKLLGQRLAARDFDRQVAEIQNRAAILNGFTALGIPRTVAIG